One segment of Ziziphus jujuba cultivar Dongzao chromosome 12, ASM3175591v1 DNA contains the following:
- the LOC107409538 gene encoding putative pentatricopeptide repeat-containing protein At1g69350, mitochondrial, whose amino-acid sequence MTLYMPLFRSCTTLRKLAQLHAHLLVSSLHKDPLASTKLMESYAQLGSLQSARRVFVTFPNPDFFMWGVLIKCYVWNRFFGEALQLYYEMLYHGIHINRFIFPSVLRACSGFGDLGSCRKLHGRLIKCGFDNDPVVQTSMLCMYGEMGYLDIARKVFDAMPIKDVVAWGSIVELSVENGEPNKGLEMFRWMVSQGVNPDSVAMLSVAEACGDLGFLGLAKSVHGYVVRREMESDGSLDTSLVVMYGKCGDLLSAERIFQDIALRRTASWTAMISCYNQKGCFRKALDVFVEMQESKVEPNSVTLMSIISSCAWLGLLKGGKSVYCFAIKKAVDPDLDLLGPALLELYAECGKLSSCEKILLTTGERNIVSWNMLITFYARKGFLREALGVFAQMQAKGLMPDSFSLASSLSACGNLSLLHFGHQIHCHVIKRGYFDEFVRNSLIDMYCKCGFVDSAYMIFDNLNHRSVIAINSMICGFSQNGYSVEAINLFDEMYLKRLEVNEVTILSLIQACSQIGYLEKGKWAHHKVITYGVKKDFYIDTALVDMYAKCGDLQTAKCVFNNMSEKSIVSWSAMIAGYGMHGKINAAKSLFNQMLESGLEPNDITFMNILSACSHAGSVEEGRSYFSLMNDFGVEPNTEHFACIVDLLSRAGDLKGAYGIIKSMPFPVDPSIWGALLNGCRIHRRMDMFELIQKDISEISTDDTGYYALLSNIYAEGGNWEEFGKVRSKMKGIGLKKLPGYSTIELNKQTYRFGAGDSPHAEMKEIYSFLENFQSLAQGQNCNMNYDSSLSNNYVLSSDGNNVLRQFEAADT is encoded by the coding sequence ATGACCCTTTATATGCCCTTATTCAGGTCCTGCACCACTTTACGAAAACTAGCTCAGCTCCATGCTCACCTCTTGGTTTCTAGCCTCCATAAAGACCCGCTTGCTTCAACTAAACTCATGGAGTCCTATGCCCAACTGGGTTCCCTTCAATCCGCAAGACGGGTCTTTGTAACCTTCCCAAACCCAGATTTTTTCATGTGGGGTGTACTTATTAAGTGCTATGTTTGGAACAGGTTTTTTGGAGAGGCCCTTCAACTCTACTATGAAATGCTCTACCATGGAATTCATATTAACAGGTTTATATTTCCATCCGTTCTGAGAGCTTGTTCAGGTTTTGGTGATCTGGGTAGTTGTAGGAAGCTCCATGGGAGGTTAATCAAATGTGGGTTTGATAATGATCCTGTTGTTCAAACCTCAATGCTCTGTATGTACGGGGAAATGGGCTACTTAGATATTGCTCGGAAAGTATTTGATGCAATGCCGATAAAAGATGTGGTTGCATGGGGTTCCATTGTAGAATTGTCTGTGGAGAATGGAGAGCCAAATAAAGGGTTGGAGATGTTCCGTTGGATGGTCTCTCAAGGTGTTAATCCAGATTCGGTAGCAATGCTTAGTGTTGCCGAGGCTTGTGGTGATTTGGGGTTCTTAGGACTAGCTAAATCAGTCCACGGTTATGTTGTAAGAAGAGAAATGGAAAGTGATGGTTCTTTAGATACTTCTCTAGTTGTAATGTATGGTAAATGTGGTGACTTACTAAGTGCAGAGCGGATCTTTCAAGACATTGCTCTTCGACGTACTGCTTCATGGACGGCAATGATTTCCTGCTATAATCAAAAAGGCTGCTTCAGGAAAGCACTAGATGTTTTTGTTGAGATGCAAGAGTCCAAAGTAGAACCAAATTCAGTTACCTTGATGAGTATTATAAGTTCTTGTGCTTGGTTAGGCTTGCTCAAAGGGGGGAAGTCGGTTTATTGCTTTGCTATTAAAAAAGCTGTAGACCCTGACCTCGATCTTTTAGGACCAGCATTGCTAGAATTATACGCTGAATGTGGGAAACTTAGCAGCTGCGAGAAGATTCTTCTTACAACAGgagaaagaaatattgtttCATGGAACATGCTCATTACATTTTATGCTAGGAAGGGGTTTTTGAGAGAGGCATTAGGAGTTTTTGCACAGATGCAGGCTAAAGGACTGATGCCAGACTCATTTAGCCTTGCAAGTTCTCTCTCAGCTTGTGGAAATTTGAGTCTATTACACTTTGGACACCAGATACATTGTCATGTTATCAAAAGAGGCTATTTTGATGAGTTTGTCCGGAATTCGCTTATTGACATGTACTGTAAATGTGGTTTTGTGGATTCAGCTTACATGATATTTGACAATCTTAACCATAGAAGTGTTATAGCAATTAATTCTATGATTTGTGGATTTTCTCAGAATGGATATTCAGTTGAGGCAATCAATCTTTTTGATGAAATGTACTTGAAACGTCTTGAGGTGAATGAAGTGACCATCTTGAGCCTAATCCAAGCTTGTTCTCAAATAGGTTATTTAGAAAAGGGAAAATGGGCACACCACAAGGTTATTACCTACGGTGTGAAGAAAGACTTTTACATTGATACAGCTCTAGTTGACATGTATGCCAAGTGCGGAGACCTTCAAACAGCTAAATGTGTCTTTAATAACATGTCGGAAAAGAGCATTGTGTCATGGAGTGCCATGATTGCTGGGTATGGCATGCATGGTAAGATCAATGCTGCCAAATCACTCTTCAATCAAATGTTAGAATCAGGATTAGAACCAAATGATATTACGTTCATGAATATCCTGTCAGCTTGCAGTCATGCAGGCTCTGTGGAAGAAGGGAGATCATATTTTAGCTTGATGAATGATTTTGGCGTTGAGCCTAACACCGAACATTTTGCTTGTATAGTGGACCTTCTGAGTCGAGCTGGTGATCTTAAGGGAGCATATGGAATTATCAAATCAATGCCATTTCCTGTTGATCCTAGTATATGGGGTGCCCTGCTCAATGGGTGTCGAATCCACCGAAGGATGGACATGTTTGAACTCATTCAAAAAGATATTTCAGAAATTAGCACTGATGATACAGGATATTATGCTTTGCTGTCTAATATATATGCAGAAGGAGGGAATTGGGAGGAATTTGGGAAGGTGAGGTCGAAGATGAAGGGCATAGGTCTGAAAAAGCTTCCTGGGTACAGTACAATAGAGCTTAATAAACAAACTTACAGATTTGGAGCTGGAGATAGTCCTCATGCAGAAATGAAGGAAATTTACAGTTTCTTGGAAAATTTTCAGAGTCTGGCTCAGGGACAAAATTGTAATATGAATTATGATAGTTCATTGTCTAACAACTATGTATTATCATCTGATGGAAATAATGTTTTGAGACAGTTTGAAGCTGCCGATACATAA
- the LOC107410121 gene encoding clp protease adapter protein ClpF, chloroplastic isoform X1: MVQGLSLSTLTASRNSGVCGPTLSWRKHFKLMKKTYITSANERHCVWHQCVKSMFLKGNPSILRQRDMRVEAGWLFKGGDQELDASSEKSETANEDILIFFFQLDLATRVQYALNMEQYEIAQQLRNKLTEVEEEVIKQQEVKRGSSSKSKAQDKAITIIRLRADMQNAIDSENYGLAAKLRDEISELEAESLAASAKALAYENAQYSFRLGQKVKHKIFGYQAVVCGMDPVCCESSSWMETAQVEKLPRGSTQPFYQVLVDVHEDPNLLVAYVAEDNLLAPEPPNMNRFDHPYISFLFYGMDAAGDFIPVKQLREKYNRPRHEIPIDPEDE, encoded by the exons ATGGTGCAAGGCTTATCTCTGAGCACTCTAACAGCCTCCAGAAACAGTGGGGTTTGTGGGCCAACCCTTTCATGGAGGAAGCATTTCAAACTGATGAAGAAAACCTATATAACCTCTGCCAATGAAAGACATTGTGTTTGGCATCAATGCGTGAAAAGCATGTTCTTGAAGGGTAATCCCAGTATATTAAGGCAGCGAGATATGAGGGTCGAAGCTGGATGGCTTTTTAAAGGGGGTGACCAGGAGTTGGATGCAAGCTCAGAGAAAAGTGAGACTGCGAATGAGGATATTTTGATCTTCTTTTTTCAGCTGGATCTTGCTACCAGAGTACAG TATGCTCTAAACATGGAACAGTATGAAATTGCACAACAACTGAGAAACAAACTGACTGAG GTTGAAGAAGAGGTCATTAAGCAGCAAGAAGTAAAAAGGGGTTCATCTTCAAAGAGCAAAGCTCAAGATAAGGCTATAACCATCATTCGTTTACG TGCAGATATGCAGAATGCAATTGACAGTGAGAATTATGGATTGGCAGCCAAACTACGGGATGAAATTTCTGAACTAGAGGCAGAGTCCCTTGCTGCATCAGCTAAAGCTCTGGCTTATGAAAATGCACAATATTCATTTCGACTGGGGCAGAAAGTGAAGCATAAAATATTTG GCTATCAAGCTGTGGTGTGTGGAATGGATCCAGTGTGCTGTGAATCAAGTTCATGGATGGAAACTGCTCAGGTTGAAAAGTTGCCTCGGGGTTCCACTCAGCCATTTTATCAG GTCTTGGTCGATGTCCATGAAGACCCCAATCTTCTGGTGGCTTATG TTGCTGAAGACAATCTGTTGGCCCCTGAGCCACCAAACATG AATCGGTTTGATCATCCTTACATTTCCTTTTTATTCTATGGGATGGATGCAGCTGGGGATTTCATCCCTGTCAAGCAACTGCGAGAGAAGTACAACAGGCCCCGACATGAAATACCCATTGATCCTGAAGATGAGTGA
- the LOC107410121 gene encoding clp protease adapter protein ClpF, chloroplastic isoform X2 has protein sequence MVQGLSLSTLTASRNSGVCGPTLSWRKHFKLMKKTYITSANERHCVWHQCVKSMFLKGNPSILRQRDMRVEAGWLFKGGDQELDASSEKSETANEDILIFFFQLDLATRVQYALNMEQYEIAQQLRNKLTEVEEEVIKQQEVKRGSSSKSKAQDKAITIIRLRADMQNAIDSENYGLAAKLRDEISELEAESLAASAKALAYENAQYSFRLGQKVKHKIFGYQAVVCGMDPVCCESSSWMETAQVEKLPRGSTQPFYQNRFDHPYISFLFYGMDAAGDFIPVKQLREKYNRPRHEIPIDPEDE, from the exons ATGGTGCAAGGCTTATCTCTGAGCACTCTAACAGCCTCCAGAAACAGTGGGGTTTGTGGGCCAACCCTTTCATGGAGGAAGCATTTCAAACTGATGAAGAAAACCTATATAACCTCTGCCAATGAAAGACATTGTGTTTGGCATCAATGCGTGAAAAGCATGTTCTTGAAGGGTAATCCCAGTATATTAAGGCAGCGAGATATGAGGGTCGAAGCTGGATGGCTTTTTAAAGGGGGTGACCAGGAGTTGGATGCAAGCTCAGAGAAAAGTGAGACTGCGAATGAGGATATTTTGATCTTCTTTTTTCAGCTGGATCTTGCTACCAGAGTACAG TATGCTCTAAACATGGAACAGTATGAAATTGCACAACAACTGAGAAACAAACTGACTGAG GTTGAAGAAGAGGTCATTAAGCAGCAAGAAGTAAAAAGGGGTTCATCTTCAAAGAGCAAAGCTCAAGATAAGGCTATAACCATCATTCGTTTACG TGCAGATATGCAGAATGCAATTGACAGTGAGAATTATGGATTGGCAGCCAAACTACGGGATGAAATTTCTGAACTAGAGGCAGAGTCCCTTGCTGCATCAGCTAAAGCTCTGGCTTATGAAAATGCACAATATTCATTTCGACTGGGGCAGAAAGTGAAGCATAAAATATTTG GCTATCAAGCTGTGGTGTGTGGAATGGATCCAGTGTGCTGTGAATCAAGTTCATGGATGGAAACTGCTCAGGTTGAAAAGTTGCCTCGGGGTTCCACTCAGCCATTTTATCAG AATCGGTTTGATCATCCTTACATTTCCTTTTTATTCTATGGGATGGATGCAGCTGGGGATTTCATCCCTGTCAAGCAACTGCGAGAGAAGTACAACAGGCCCCGACATGAAATACCCATTGATCCTGAAGATGAGTGA
- the LOC107410121 gene encoding clp protease adapter protein ClpF, chloroplastic isoform X3 — MVQGLSLSTLTASRNSGVCGPTLSWRKHFKLMKKTYITSANERHCVWHQCVKSMFLKGNPSILRQRDMRVEAGWLFKGGDQELDASSEKSETANEDILIFFFQLDLATRVQYALNMEQYEIAQQLRNKLTEVEEEVIKQQEVKRGSSSKSKAQDKAITIIRLRADMQNAIDSENYGLAAKLRDEISELEAESLAASAKALAYENAQYSFRLGQKVKHKIFGYQAVVCGMDPVCCESSSWMETAQVEKLPRGSTQPFYQLLKTICWPLSHQT; from the exons ATGGTGCAAGGCTTATCTCTGAGCACTCTAACAGCCTCCAGAAACAGTGGGGTTTGTGGGCCAACCCTTTCATGGAGGAAGCATTTCAAACTGATGAAGAAAACCTATATAACCTCTGCCAATGAAAGACATTGTGTTTGGCATCAATGCGTGAAAAGCATGTTCTTGAAGGGTAATCCCAGTATATTAAGGCAGCGAGATATGAGGGTCGAAGCTGGATGGCTTTTTAAAGGGGGTGACCAGGAGTTGGATGCAAGCTCAGAGAAAAGTGAGACTGCGAATGAGGATATTTTGATCTTCTTTTTTCAGCTGGATCTTGCTACCAGAGTACAG TATGCTCTAAACATGGAACAGTATGAAATTGCACAACAACTGAGAAACAAACTGACTGAG GTTGAAGAAGAGGTCATTAAGCAGCAAGAAGTAAAAAGGGGTTCATCTTCAAAGAGCAAAGCTCAAGATAAGGCTATAACCATCATTCGTTTACG TGCAGATATGCAGAATGCAATTGACAGTGAGAATTATGGATTGGCAGCCAAACTACGGGATGAAATTTCTGAACTAGAGGCAGAGTCCCTTGCTGCATCAGCTAAAGCTCTGGCTTATGAAAATGCACAATATTCATTTCGACTGGGGCAGAAAGTGAAGCATAAAATATTTG GCTATCAAGCTGTGGTGTGTGGAATGGATCCAGTGTGCTGTGAATCAAGTTCATGGATGGAAACTGCTCAGGTTGAAAAGTTGCCTCGGGGTTCCACTCAGCCATTTTATCAG TTGCTGAAGACAATCTGTTGGCCCCTGAGCCACCAAACATG A